A DNA window from Ipomoea triloba cultivar NCNSP0323 chromosome 10, ASM357664v1 contains the following coding sequences:
- the LOC116033537 gene encoding transcription repressor MYB6-like: MGHHSCCNQQKVKRGLWSPEEDEKLIRYISTHGYGCWSEVPDKAGLQRCGKSCRLRWINYLRPDIRRGRFTPEEEKLIINLHGAVGNRWAHIASHLPGRTDNEIKNYWNSWIKKKLKKPQSTSHHHQTTTTIIGTNSNGTHQQIQFPFNNNPANDQRFFTQDLATKPLQFQETLFSTPNIITTIAPFSTFDPLFQAGQGDCSANRVDPLFQDSNEFWQQQIQSTTSFGSGMGSGYLLPPLMDDLGPLDVPPPCSLFDAARDNHASEWGVDTTQQQQQRQQQQQCPGSNYLLWDEVTEGNLGGEEEELIGVGVPTTSPMAAMLSSFPPSL; this comes from the exons atggGGCACCACTCATGCTGCAACCAGCAAAAGGTGAAGAGAGGGCTTTGGTCCCCTGAAGAAGACGAAAAGCTCATCAGATATATCTCTACTCATGGCTATGGCTGCTGGAGTGAAGTCCCTGACAAAGCTG GGCTTCAAAGGTGTGGGAAGAGCTGCCGGCTCCGGTGGATCAATTACTTGAGACCAGATATTAGAAGAGGGAGATTTACCCCTGAAGAGGAGAAATTGATTATAAACCTTCATGGAGCTGTAGGCAACAG ATGGGCACATATAGCGAGTCACTTGCCAGGGAGGACAGACAATGAGATAAAGAACTATTGGAATTCTTGGATTAAAAAGAAGCTAAAGAAACCTCAATCAAcatctcatcatcatcagacaACTACAACAATAATTGGTACTAATAGCAATGGAACCCATCAACAAATTCAGTTCCCCTTCAACAATAATCCTGCAAATGACCAAAGGTTCTTCACTCAAGATTTGGCGACGAAGCCCTTGCAATTCCAAGAAACCCTATTTTCCACCCCTAATATTATTACTACCATCGCCCCATTTTCCACTTTCGACCCGCTGTTCCAAGCGGGTCAGGGAGACTGCAGCGCCAACCGGGTCGACCCGCTGTTCCAAGATTCCAATGAGTTCTGGCAGCAACAGATTCAGAGTACGACGTCGTTTGGATCGGGTATGGGTTCGGGTTATTTATTGCCGCCATTGATGGATGATTTGGGGCCGTTGGATGTGCCACCACCTTGTAGCCTGTTTGACGCGGCGCGTGACAATCACGCGAGTGAATGGGGCGTGGACACGacacaacaacagcaacaacgtcagcaacaacaacaatgtcCAGGCAGCAATTATCTGTTGTGGGATGAGGTTACAGAAGGGAATCTTggtggggaagaagaagaacttATTGGGGTAGGGGTCCCAACCACATCACCCATGGCTGCCATGCTATCTTCTTTTCCTCCATCTTTATGA